The following are from one region of the Etheostoma spectabile isolate EspeVRDwgs_2016 chromosome 15, UIUC_Espe_1.0, whole genome shotgun sequence genome:
- the LOC116702605 gene encoding LOW QUALITY PROTEIN: ferritin, liver middle subunit-like (The sequence of the model RefSeq protein was modified relative to this genomic sequence to represent the inferred CDS: inserted 1 base in 1 codon) — MESQVRQNYHRDCEAAINRMVNMELYASYTYTSMAFYFSRDDVALPGFAHFFKENSDEEREHAEKLLSFQNNRGGRIFLQDVKKPERDEWGSGLEAMQCALQLEKKVNQALLDLHKVANEHVDPHMCDFLEXHYLNEQVEAIKKLGDYIANLTRMDAHNNKMAEYLFDKHTLGSKS; from the exons ATGGAGTCCCAAGTGCGTCAGAACTACCACCGCGACTGCGAGGCCGCCATCAACCGGATGGTCAACATGGAGCTGTATGCCTCCTACACCTACACTTCCATG GCCTTTTACTTCTCCCGTGACGATGTGGCCCTTCCAGGCTTTGCCCATTTCTTCAAGGAGAACAGCGACGAGGAGAGAGAGCACGCCGAGAAGCTGCTGTCCTTCCAGAACAATAGAGGAGGACGCATCTTCCTCCAGGACGTCAAG AAACCAGAGCGCGATGAGTGGGGGAGCGGGCTGGAGGCCATGCAGTGCGCCCTGCAGCTGGAGAAGAAGGTCAACCAGGCTCTGCTGGACCTGCACAAAGTAGCCAATGAACATGTAGACCCTCAT ATGTGTGACTTCCTGG ACCACTACCTGAACGAGCAGGTGGAGGCCATCAAGAAGCTGGGTGACTACATCGCCAACCTCACCCGCATGGACGCCCACAACAACAAGATGGCAGAGTACCTGTTTGACAAGCACACCCTTGGGAGCAAGAGCTAA
- the LOC116702604 gene encoding ferritin, liver middle subunit, with product MESQVRQNYHRDCEAAINRMVNMELYASYTYTSMAFYFSRDDVALPGFAHFFKENSDEEREHAEKLLSFQNNRGGRIFLQDVKKPERDEWGSGLEAMQCALQLEKKVNQALLDLHKVANEHVDPHMCDFLETHYLNEQVEAIKKLGDYIANLTRMDAHNNKMAEYLFDKHTLGSKS from the exons ATGGAGTCCCAAGTGCGTCAGAACTACCACCGCGACTGCGAGGCCGCCATCAACCGGATGGTCAACATGGAGCTGTATGCCTCCTACACCTACACTTCCATG GCCTTTTACTTCTCCCGTGACGATGTGGCCCTTCCAGGCTTTGCCCATTTCTTCAAGGAGAACAGCGACGAGGAGAGAGAGCACGCCGAGAAGCTGCTGTCCTTCCAGAACAATAGAGGAGGACGCATCTTCCTCCAGGACGTCAAG AAACCAGAGCGTGATGAGTGGGGGAGCGGGCTGGAGGCCATGCAGTGCGCCCTGCAGCTGGAGAAGAAGGTCAACCAGGCTCTGCTGGACCTGCACAAAGTAGCCAATGAACACGTAGACCCTCAT ATGTGTGACTTCCTGGAGACCCACTACCTGAACGAGCAGGTGGAGGCCATCAAGAAGCTGGGTGACTACATCGCCAACCTCACCCGCATGGACGCCCACAACAACAAGATGGCAGAGTACCTGTTTGACAAGCACACCCTTGGGAGCAAGAGCTAA